One genomic region from Candidatus Zixiibacteriota bacterium encodes:
- a CDS encoding bifunctional 3,4-dihydroxy-2-butanone-4-phosphate synthase/GTP cyclohydrolase II produces the protein MNSRYKFNTIPEAIEDIRGGKFIIVVDDEDRENEGDLIMAAERVTPEAVNFFAMHGRGLVCVCLTEERIAQLKLHPMVDNNTAKLGTRFTVSVDAVDGTTTGISAYDRAVTIQTIVSDKSKPEDLARPGHIFPIQAVKGGVLSRAGHTEASTDLARLAGLKPIGVLCEIMDDDGTMKRVPKLMEFAQKYNLKIITIRDLIAYRRQNEKLVAKVSTVELPTEFGSFKLHLYKSDIDNYHHLALTKGDVCGKKDVLVRVHSMCLTGDVFASSRCDCGNQLHKAMQMVEKEGLGVILYMRQEGRGIGLANKILAYELQDHGRDTVEANEELGFEADLRDYGIGAQILVDLGLSSIRLLTNNPKKVIGLKGYGLEIVERVPIQIEPNSFNLTYLATKRDKMGHILNLK, from the coding sequence ATGAATAGCCGATATAAATTCAACACCATACCGGAGGCGATCGAGGACATCAGGGGCGGCAAATTCATCATTGTCGTTGATGATGAGGACCGGGAGAACGAAGGCGACCTGATTATGGCAGCCGAAAGGGTGACTCCCGAAGCCGTCAATTTCTTCGCCATGCACGGTCGCGGTCTGGTGTGCGTGTGTCTCACCGAGGAACGGATCGCGCAATTGAAGCTGCATCCGATGGTTGACAACAATACCGCCAAGCTCGGTACGCGGTTTACGGTATCGGTCGATGCTGTCGACGGTACGACCACCGGCATTTCAGCTTACGACCGGGCGGTCACGATTCAAACGATTGTAAGCGACAAGAGCAAGCCTGAAGACCTGGCTCGCCCGGGACATATATTCCCCATTCAGGCCGTGAAGGGCGGCGTTCTCTCGAGAGCCGGCCATACCGAAGCTTCCACCGATCTGGCAAGGCTCGCCGGCCTCAAACCGATTGGCGTGCTCTGCGAAATAATGGACGACGATGGAACGATGAAAAGAGTGCCCAAACTGATGGAGTTTGCTCAAAAGTACAATCTGAAAATCATTACTATCAGAGACCTGATTGCATATCGCCGTCAGAACGAAAAACTGGTGGCGAAAGTCTCGACGGTGGAACTTCCCACCGAATTCGGCAGCTTCAAGCTCCATCTATACAAGTCCGACATCGACAACTACCACCATTTGGCCCTGACGAAAGGTGATGTCTGCGGCAAGAAGGATGTCCTGGTGCGTGTTCATTCGATGTGTCTGACGGGCGATGTTTTCGCGTCGAGCCGCTGCGACTGCGGCAACCAGCTTCACAAGGCGATGCAGATGGTCGAGAAAGAGGGCCTGGGAGTTATTCTGTATATGAGGCAGGAAGGCCGCGGTATCGGGCTGGCTAACAAGATTCTGGCGTACGAACTTCAGGATCACGGCCGTGATACGGTGGAAGCCAACGAGGAACTGGGATTTGAAGCGGATCTTCGCGACTACGGTATCGGGGCTCAAATTCTCGTCGATCTCGGCCTTTCGTCAATACGCCTTTTGACCAACAATCCCAAAAAGGTCATTGGGCTGAAGGGTTACGGGCTGGAGATAGTGGAAAGGGTACCGATCCAGATTGAACCGAACAGTTTCAATCTGACCTACCTTGCCACGAAGCGTGATAAGATGGGACACATATTAAATCTAAAGTAG
- a CDS encoding response regulator: MEPLDQNVSLAAKRRTGRSRPVGQGASILVVDDDQSICDVLSDILATAGHRITKCLDGHSALEVIGRSQFDLVITDLGMPGMSGLELAELIHAAIPDLPVVLVTALGSQFTDADVVRGGIAAVLDKPFHFHQLHDTVNKALKVVA, encoded by the coding sequence GTGGAACCTCTGGATCAGAACGTGTCATTAGCCGCAAAGCGGCGAACAGGCAGGTCCCGTCCGGTTGGGCAGGGGGCGTCAATTCTGGTTGTCGATGATGACCAGTCAATCTGCGATGTTTTATCGGATATTCTCGCTACGGCGGGTCACCGGATCACAAAATGCCTCGATGGCCACAGTGCCCTTGAGGTTATCGGCCGCAGCCAGTTTGACCTGGTAATCACGGATCTTGGCATGCCGGGAATGTCAGGACTCGAACTGGCCGAGCTTATCCACGCCGCAATACCAGATCTTCCGGTGGTCCTGGTGACGGCCTTGGGGTCGCAGTTTACCGATGCCGACGTGGTGCGCGGCGGAATTGCGGCCGTCCTCGATAAGCCATTCCATTTCCATCAGTTACACGATACAGTTAATAAAGCGCTTAAAGTCGTAGCCTGA
- a CDS encoding DUF2723 domain-containing protein encodes MKLSTSASFDRPNALVAFAVWLAVVVVYTLTKAPTLSFWDCGEFIAASYILGIPHPPGTPLYILIGRLFSLIPWSSDIAVRLNMLSVISSSFTALFGYLVLVRLLRACFQVDKSTLTRVIVYAGGASGALFSAFSLTNWNNSVETEVYGLSMMMLMAVVWLGLLYYERAGTNAGQRFMLLAFYVAFAGIGVHMTTFLALPAVALLFILKPGTPGRIWLGVGAFVLFELYLIFALSSRPNEIPYYIPVAIALIVYLFYIFSYEKMPTIYLWVAGGLLMSVIPLAGHAVRAISGSSGANSMATALDTLGVIGKVSFVLTAAGGLFLLYRYFKLPRESEARSHFLVSAIFILAAGIMTGIVALNIRGYHIFLLATVIVGIGLFVAIYRYVNWTTLIALACVSTVVLGVWEFFYSLIAGAIVILVAGLVLKRPGWKNALAILLVAVLGYSTHMFIPIRSAHKPMLNENNPSESLEATINFIERKQYGSQSMVERMFERRGEWGNQLGDYRRMGLWRFFKEQYGVTGVRFVPLFVVGLFGIWELLRRRARAGVPFVVLFLLASVGLVLYMNFADGTRQNLATGLDYIEVRDRDYFFTPAYIMFGLAIGLGLASVVHFIRESLQGKSKTVRNYVAGLSLVLFLLPSFTLANNYFLSDRSRDYMPYDYAWNFLISADPNAILVTVGDNDTFPLWCLQEVYHIRQDVDIINMSLANTKWYIKHLVYPMGVDLGWTEGQIDSLVVFRDQFGNIHRLANQVVSAAIKENYGRRPINFLMTVPPSSRKFMGQNIDSLLVMNGQAWRMTRTNGTMTIDVEASIDLLTNPDKFKYRSIADPTIYKSETTLRLTENYAGTFMRVADTLLRAGDYGRAAWLMEKAVEYIPHSTDAITYLASIYADIGQRDKLQRLMETSVYADIKPLTALMARLEMRQGNSGAGENILRQLLQQYPNYRPALEDLMRFYFETRRLDDLRSLLRSWVQRNPDDAEISGLLNNIEKEIRRLDSLKGVNQ; translated from the coding sequence ATGAAATTATCTACTTCAGCGAGTTTTGATCGCCCCAACGCCCTTGTCGCTTTCGCGGTATGGTTGGCGGTGGTTGTCGTGTATACCTTGACGAAAGCGCCGACCCTGTCGTTCTGGGACTGTGGCGAATTCATCGCCGCAAGCTATATCCTGGGTATTCCCCATCCGCCGGGTACTCCGCTCTACATTCTGATTGGCCGCCTTTTCAGCCTGATCCCCTGGTCATCCGATATCGCCGTTCGCCTCAATATGCTTTCGGTGATATCATCATCGTTTACCGCTCTGTTCGGTTATCTGGTCCTCGTAAGATTGCTCCGGGCATGTTTCCAGGTGGACAAAAGCACGCTTACGCGGGTCATTGTATATGCCGGCGGCGCAAGCGGAGCCCTGTTTTCAGCCTTCTCATTGACCAACTGGAACAACTCGGTGGAGACGGAAGTGTACGGCCTGTCGATGATGATGCTGATGGCGGTCGTCTGGCTCGGACTTCTTTACTACGAGCGCGCCGGCACGAACGCCGGCCAGCGCTTTATGCTCCTGGCTTTCTACGTGGCCTTCGCGGGCATCGGCGTACACATGACGACTTTTCTGGCTCTTCCGGCGGTAGCGCTGCTGTTCATTTTGAAGCCGGGGACACCCGGGCGGATATGGCTGGGCGTCGGAGCCTTTGTTCTATTCGAACTCTATCTGATATTCGCCTTGTCTTCGCGCCCGAATGAAATACCTTATTATATCCCGGTGGCTATCGCCCTAATCGTCTATCTTTTCTATATCTTCTCATACGAAAAAATGCCGACCATATATCTCTGGGTCGCCGGAGGGTTACTTATGTCCGTAATCCCTCTGGCGGGACACGCGGTTCGCGCCATCAGCGGGTCAAGCGGGGCAAATTCGATGGCAACTGCACTCGACACCCTCGGCGTGATAGGCAAGGTCTCGTTTGTTCTCACTGCGGCGGGCGGTTTGTTCCTCCTGTACAGGTATTTCAAATTGCCGCGCGAAAGCGAAGCTCGATCCCACTTTTTAGTGTCGGCGATATTCATACTGGCGGCAGGTATAATGACCGGTATCGTGGCGCTCAATATAAGGGGATACCATATCTTCCTGCTGGCGACCGTCATAGTCGGAATTGGTCTGTTCGTAGCCATCTATCGATATGTGAACTGGACCACTCTTATCGCCCTGGCCTGCGTGTCCACTGTCGTGCTTGGCGTCTGGGAATTTTTCTACAGTCTGATTGCGGGGGCTATCGTGATACTGGTAGCCGGTCTTGTTCTCAAACGGCCCGGCTGGAAAAATGCCCTGGCAATATTGCTCGTCGCGGTGCTGGGCTATTCGACCCATATGTTCATTCCGATCCGGTCGGCACACAAGCCGATGCTCAACGAGAACAATCCCTCCGAAAGCCTCGAGGCCACCATCAACTTCATCGAACGAAAACAGTACGGCAGCCAGTCGATGGTCGAGCGGATGTTCGAGCGGCGGGGAGAGTGGGGAAATCAGTTGGGAGATTACCGCCGCATGGGTCTGTGGCGCTTCTTCAAAGAACAATATGGCGTGACCGGCGTGCGCTTTGTACCGCTTTTCGTCGTTGGGCTTTTTGGTATCTGGGAACTTTTGCGACGGCGTGCGCGGGCGGGAGTGCCCTTTGTCGTCCTGTTCCTGTTGGCGTCGGTTGGCCTGGTGCTGTATATGAATTTCGCCGATGGTACCCGGCAAAATCTGGCAACGGGGCTGGATTATATCGAAGTGCGTGACCGGGATTACTTCTTCACACCCGCATACATAATGTTTGGACTCGCTATAGGATTGGGTCTGGCATCGGTGGTGCATTTTATAAGGGAGAGCTTACAGGGCAAATCGAAAACGGTGCGCAATTATGTCGCGGGCTTGTCGCTGGTATTGTTTTTGCTGCCGTCGTTCACGCTGGCCAACAACTACTTTCTGTCGGACCGCTCCCGCGATTATATGCCGTACGATTATGCATGGAATTTTTTGATTTCCGCGGATCCAAACGCCATACTCGTAACCGTTGGCGACAACGATACTTTCCCGCTCTGGTGTCTTCAGGAGGTCTATCATATCCGTCAGGATGTGGACATTATTAATATGTCGCTGGCCAACACGAAATGGTATATCAAACACCTTGTTTATCCCATGGGCGTCGATCTGGGCTGGACAGAAGGGCAGATAGACTCGCTGGTCGTTTTTCGCGATCAATTTGGTAATATCCACCGGCTGGCGAATCAGGTCGTGTCGGCGGCAATTAAAGAAAATTATGGACGTCGCCCGATCAATTTCCTTATGACCGTGCCCCCGTCTTCGCGCAAGTTCATGGGACAGAATATCGACTCGCTGCTGGTCATGAATGGTCAGGCCTGGCGAATGACACGGACTAACGGAACCATGACAATCGATGTCGAGGCCAGCATAGATCTGCTTACCAACCCCGATAAATTCAAGTATCGGAGTATAGCCGACCCGACTATATACAAGAGCGAAACAACGCTTCGTCTTACCGAAAACTATGCGGGAACGTTTATGCGGGTAGCCGATACGCTTTTAAGGGCCGGCGATTATGGACGGGCAGCCTGGCTCATGGAAAAAGCGGTGGAATATATTCCTCATTCGACTGACGCTATCACTTATCTGGCATCGATATATGCCGACATCGGTCAAAGAGATAAGCTTCAGCGGCTTATGGAAACGTCGGTGTACGCCGATATAAAACCACTTACGGCGCTTATGGCAAGGCTGGAGATGAGGCAGGGTAATTCCGGGGCGGGCGAAAATATCCTCCGGCAACTTTTGCAGCAGTACCCGAACTACAGACCGGCCCTGGAAGACCTCATGCGCTTTTATTTCGAAACCAGGCGGCTCGATGACTTGCGCAGCCTTCTTCGAAGCTGGGTGCAACGCAATCCCGATGACGCTGAGATCTCCGGACTTCTGAACAATATTGAAAAGGAAATACGCCGGCTCGACTCACTTAAAGGCGTCAATCAATGA
- a CDS encoding riboflavin synthase, protein MFTGLIEAVGLLENVRERGGYRLLKIKTEMAAQGLKVGESIACDGACLTVTEYGGGAFVVEASQETVARTIVGEYHKGSRINLERALKAGDRLGGHLVSGHIDDTGKVEYLKAVGDSLELAVSFDSIYDELVIEKGSISINGVSLTVNKTKPGWLSVNLIPHTARVTTLGEMKKGTAVNLEFDMIGKYILKATNKQKHGNLTIEKLRESGW, encoded by the coding sequence ATGTTTACCGGCCTTATAGAAGCAGTCGGGCTGCTCGAAAATGTCAGGGAACGTGGCGGATACCGTCTGTTGAAAATCAAAACCGAAATGGCAGCACAGGGATTGAAGGTTGGCGAATCAATAGCTTGCGATGGCGCCTGTCTCACTGTGACCGAATACGGCGGCGGCGCCTTTGTTGTCGAGGCGTCGCAGGAGACGGTCGCCCGGACGATTGTCGGTGAATATCACAAGGGAAGCCGCATAAATCTGGAGCGCGCCCTGAAAGCGGGCGATCGACTGGGCGGGCACCTGGTGTCCGGGCACATTGATGATACCGGCAAGGTTGAATACCTCAAGGCGGTCGGTGATTCATTGGAACTGGCGGTCTCGTTCGATTCCATTTACGACGAACTCGTCATCGAAAAAGGCTCCATATCGATAAATGGCGTCTCTCTGACTGTGAACAAGACCAAACCGGGATGGCTCAGTGTGAACCTGATTCCGCATACGGCCAGGGTCACCACCCTCGGAGAGATGAAAAAAGGCACGGCCGTAAATCTTGAATTTGACATGATTGGCAAATACATATTGAAAGCAACGAATAAACAAAAACACGGTAATCTTACTATAGAGAAACTTAGAGAAAGCGGATGGTAA
- the ribE gene encoding 6,7-dimethyl-8-ribityllumazine synthase — protein sequence MNYKVYEGKLEAAGKSFALVVSRFNNFLTDKLRDGAIDCLVRHGCDEKQISVAYVPGAFEIPYVAAKLASTDKYDAVICLGAVIRGDTPHFDYISNEASKGIAKVALETGRPVIFGLVTADTLEQAIERSGTKAGNKGWDAALSAVEMVTLYASLGK from the coding sequence GTGAACTATAAGGTTTACGAAGGAAAGCTTGAGGCTGCCGGCAAGAGTTTCGCTCTGGTGGTGAGTCGCTTCAACAATTTTCTGACCGACAAGCTGCGCGATGGCGCTATCGATTGTCTGGTCCGACACGGTTGTGATGAGAAACAGATCTCGGTCGCCTATGTGCCGGGAGCATTCGAAATACCTTATGTCGCGGCGAAGCTGGCGTCCACCGACAAGTACGACGCGGTCATTTGCCTGGGAGCCGTTATCCGGGGAGATACCCCGCATTTCGATTATATCAGCAACGAAGCTTCCAAGGGGATAGCGAAGGTCGCGCTCGAGACGGGCAGGCCGGTAATTTTCGGGCTGGTAACGGCCGATACCCTGGAGCAGGCCATCGAGCGTTCCGGCACCAAGGCCGGTAACAAGGGATGGGATGCCGCGCTCTCCGCGGTTGAGATGGTCACCCTTTACGCCTCGCTGGGTAAATAA
- the ribD gene encoding bifunctional diaminohydroxyphosphoribosylaminopyrimidine deaminase/5-amino-6-(5-phosphoribosylamino)uracil reductase RibD, which translates to MALTADSNYMKMALDLALKGRGKTAPNPMVGAVIVKKGRIVGRGYHRAIGKEHAEVMALKQAGSQARGATLFVNLEPCCHIGRTGPCTEAIKEARIKRVVFSIKDPNPVVNGKGMRSLRKAGIEVEAGLLRHEARLLNDAYIGYHENKRPFVIVKIAQSLDGRIATSLGDSKWITSPASRRYAHQLRAQVDAVVVGSNTVKIDDPMLTVRHIKGQDPYRIVLSSTMGLPSGARLFKDNGDYRTIIATTERAVKQGSVHKGNPGAILWAVKSRRQHEIDLGDFIDKAYNFGLQSLLVEGGSSLVTSFLREGLVDKLVVITAPLIVGRGMESVGQLDIRSLTQALRFDQSFTFASGPDTVFVGYPKKERA; encoded by the coding sequence ATGGCTTTGACTGCCGACAGCAACTACATGAAAATGGCCCTTGACCTGGCCCTTAAGGGCCGGGGCAAGACAGCTCCCAATCCGATGGTTGGAGCCGTGATTGTGAAGAAGGGCAGAATAGTCGGACGTGGCTATCATCGGGCCATCGGCAAGGAGCACGCCGAGGTGATGGCTCTCAAACAGGCGGGCAGTCAAGCCCGCGGGGCTACCCTCTTTGTGAACTTGGAGCCCTGCTGTCACATCGGGCGCACCGGTCCGTGCACCGAAGCTATCAAAGAAGCCAGGATAAAGCGCGTCGTTTTCTCCATCAAAGACCCCAACCCGGTCGTCAATGGCAAGGGAATGCGGAGCCTCCGCAAGGCCGGCATCGAGGTAGAAGCGGGTCTGCTTCGCCATGAAGCGCGCCTGTTAAATGATGCGTACATAGGCTACCACGAGAATAAGCGGCCGTTTGTCATTGTCAAAATCGCGCAGTCACTGGATGGCCGGATTGCCACCTCGCTTGGCGACTCGAAATGGATAACATCGCCCGCCTCCCGACGCTATGCTCATCAACTTCGAGCACAGGTCGATGCCGTAGTGGTCGGCAGTAACACCGTCAAAATCGATGACCCAATGCTGACTGTCAGACATATCAAAGGACAGGACCCTTATCGAATTGTCTTATCAAGCACCATGGGTCTGCCGTCCGGCGCCCGATTATTTAAAGACAATGGAGACTACCGAACAATAATCGCAACCACGGAGAGGGCGGTCAAGCAAGGCTCTGTTCATAAAGGTAATCCAGGCGCGATTCTGTGGGCGGTGAAGAGCCGGAGACAACACGAAATCGACCTCGGCGACTTTATCGACAAGGCATACAACTTTGGTCTCCAGTCGCTGCTCGTGGAAGGCGGAAGCAGCCTCGTTACGTCTTTTCTGCGGGAAGGCCTGGTGGACAAGCTGGTGGTCATTACGGCGCCGCTTATCGTAGGCAGGGGGATGGAGTCTGTGGGTCAGCTCGATATTCGCAGTCTGACCCAGGCTCTCAGATTCGACCAGTCCTTTACTTTCGCCAGCGGGCCGGACACGGTGTTTGTCGGGTATCCCAAGAAAGAGAGGGCCTGA
- a CDS encoding lysylphosphatidylglycerol synthase transmembrane domain-containing protein, giving the protein MTASQRKTIYIVVGLVISGLLIWALFRNIDIAKLVTALKDAEYLWLIPNILMIVLTMYQRAYRWRFMLAPIKRVEFSNLLAATCIGFMANNVLPLRLGEFVRAYSLSSQDKGVTKSASLATIFVERMVFDLMALLVIFGAVISYSPSLRAHIQDNMVAATKLAIAIALIGLLAMLLLATKPSQIGNFLKRYLSFLPDKATDLLQSIIIKFSRGLEFLTDFRAVISVSVQTLLIWILMGLSNYFVFKVFGFNIPLDASFVLLVVVSVLILAPSTPGFLGVYHYGVVISLSVYGITDERALSCALVLHATQYVVVTLMGFYFLKKEHLTLKDLEKTAAAEI; this is encoded by the coding sequence ATGACTGCGAGTCAGCGCAAGACCATTTACATTGTGGTGGGGCTGGTTATATCCGGGCTACTGATATGGGCGCTGTTTCGCAATATCGACATAGCCAAACTGGTGACCGCGCTGAAGGACGCCGAGTATCTGTGGCTCATCCCGAATATCCTGATGATTGTGCTCACCATGTATCAGCGGGCGTATCGCTGGAGATTCATGCTGGCCCCGATTAAGCGCGTAGAATTCTCCAATCTGCTGGCGGCTACCTGTATCGGCTTCATGGCGAACAACGTGCTCCCGCTCAGGCTCGGTGAGTTTGTGAGAGCATATTCGCTGTCAAGCCAGGACAAGGGAGTCACGAAATCGGCGTCGCTGGCAACGATCTTCGTTGAACGGATGGTTTTTGATTTAATGGCGCTGCTGGTCATTTTCGGAGCGGTGATTTCTTATTCGCCAAGCTTGCGCGCGCATATCCAGGACAATATGGTCGCCGCCACCAAGCTGGCCATCGCTATCGCGCTGATTGGCCTTCTGGCAATGCTTTTGCTGGCCACCAAACCCAGCCAGATAGGAAATTTCCTTAAACGGTATCTTTCGTTTCTGCCTGACAAGGCGACCGATCTGCTGCAAAGTATAATCATCAAATTCTCGCGCGGCCTGGAGTTTCTCACTGACTTCAGGGCCGTCATATCGGTGAGTGTTCAGACCCTGCTGATCTGGATACTGATGGGACTGTCAAACTATTTTGTCTTCAAGGTATTCGGATTCAATATCCCGCTCGACGCCTCGTTCGTCTTGCTCGTGGTCGTGTCAGTCCTGATACTGGCGCCCTCGACTCCCGGTTTTCTGGGCGTTTATCATTATGGGGTCGTTATTTCCCTCAGCGTGTACGGGATCACCGATGAAAGGGCCCTGTCGTGCGCCCTGGTGCTTCACGCCACGCAGTATGTCGTCGTCACCCTTATGGGATTCTATTTCCTCAAGAAAGAACATCTCACCCTTAAGGACCTGGAAAAGACAGCTGCCGCAGAAATATAG
- the nusB gene encoding transcription antitermination factor NusB, whose product MKESPRSRARELVLQSLYAWEHGEVEPKEAFKKISSEDKLSPKNVEFALALLRLVMAHQGQADDHIAELAENWNLERIAAIDRTILRMAIVELLMIPDTPVKVVLNEAIELAKKYSTLESSKFVNGILDNFVKRQQRRIDQSSR is encoded by the coding sequence ATGAAAGAATCGCCCCGAAGCCGTGCTCGCGAGCTGGTACTTCAATCATTGTATGCATGGGAGCACGGGGAAGTAGAGCCGAAAGAGGCTTTTAAAAAGATATCGAGCGAGGACAAGCTCAGCCCCAAGAATGTCGAATTCGCCCTCGCCCTGCTGAGGCTCGTGATGGCCCATCAAGGCCAGGCCGATGATCATATAGCGGAGCTCGCCGAAAACTGGAATCTGGAGCGTATTGCCGCGATCGACAGGACCATCTTGCGCATGGCCATTGTCGAGTTGCTGATGATTCCCGATACGCCGGTCAAGGTCGTCCTGAATGAAGCAATTGAACTGGCCAAGAAATATTCCACGCTGGAATCCTCAAAATTCGTCAACGGTATCCTGGATAATTTTGTAAAAAGACAACAGAGGAGAATTGACCAGAGCAGTCGTTGA
- a CDS encoding glycosyltransferase family 4 protein: MKILALNWNDLKNPYAGGAEVHLEELLRRLVTCGHEVTLFCSGWTGCPPEETIAGIKIIRRGNRYNFNLIAPFHLRKLVRENRFDILIEDINKIPFYTPLYLNLKTLVVVPHLFATTVFHEINFLLGTYIYLAEKPLVPVYRGRPFNVISESTAEDIRLRGVPKEDISVIHCGIDRELYSFDPAVTKYDDPTILYLGRIKKYKSVQHLIQAFAIVKKQLPTSRLMVVGDGDYLDDLKNLALRLGLSENIEFPGYVSTQEKVTRMRRAHVAVLPSLKEGWGLTNIEANSVGTAVVAADSPGLRDSVRDGETGFLYPYGNIDQFAQKLLSVLTDVDLRIRLEKGGLQWAEKFNWDNAAAKFNALLQQLAGEKK; this comes from the coding sequence ATGAAAATTCTTGCGCTGAACTGGAATGATCTGAAGAACCCTTATGCCGGAGGCGCCGAAGTACACCTCGAGGAGCTTCTGCGTCGTCTGGTCACCTGCGGACACGAGGTTACGCTCTTTTGTTCCGGATGGACCGGCTGCCCGCCAGAAGAGACCATTGCGGGAATTAAAATTATTCGCCGCGGTAACAGGTACAATTTTAATCTGATTGCACCTTTTCATTTGCGAAAGCTCGTCAGGGAAAACCGGTTCGATATCCTGATTGAAGATATCAATAAAATTCCTTTCTATACGCCCCTGTATCTTAATCTGAAGACACTGGTAGTAGTGCCGCATCTTTTCGCAACCACGGTCTTTCACGAGATTAATTTCCTGCTCGGTACATATATTTATCTGGCGGAGAAACCGCTGGTGCCGGTTTACCGGGGACGACCTTTCAACGTTATTTCCGAATCGACAGCCGAGGATATCCGTCTCAGGGGAGTGCCAAAAGAAGATATATCGGTGATCCACTGCGGAATTGACAGGGAGCTTTACTCATTTGACCCGGCCGTGACGAAATACGATGATCCGACGATTCTATACCTCGGCAGGATTAAGAAATACAAGTCAGTGCAACACCTGATACAGGCATTTGCGATCGTGAAAAAGCAACTGCCGACATCGCGTCTTATGGTGGTCGGTGACGGGGACTACCTGGATGACCTCAAGAACCTGGCGTTACGGCTCGGACTGAGTGAAAACATAGAATTCCCCGGTTATGTCTCGACACAAGAAAAGGTGACCCGAATGAGGCGGGCTCACGTGGCTGTGCTGCCGTCACTGAAAGAGGGCTGGGGGTTGACAAATATCGAAGCAAATTCAGTGGGTACCGCTGTGGTCGCTGCGGATTCACCGGGGTTGAGAGACTCGGTCCGCGACGGTGAGACTGGTTTTCTCTATCCGTATGGTAATATCGATCAATTTGCGCAGAAACTTCTGTCGGTGCTGACAGACGTTGATCTGAGGATTCGATTGGAAAAAGGCGGTCTTCAGTGGGCCGAAAAATTCAACTGGGACAATGCTGCCGCAAAATTCAACGCTCTTTTGCAGCAGCTCGCGGGAGAGAAGAAATGA